Part of the Salinigranum rubrum genome is shown below.
TACCAGCACGCATGGACATTCGAGTGCTCGGGTCCGGGCCACCGGACCCCTTTCTGAGTGCGGCCGATCTGTTCGAGACCGAGTTCTCGCTCGACCTCCCCGTCAGAGTCCACGTCCGAGAGGACCCCGACGAGCGGACCTGGGCGGGCCACTACCCCGACCACCACGTCCTCAACATCTCCCGACAGGCGGCGACCAGCGCGATGGCGCGCGAACTGGCCTTACACGAACTCGCTCACATGGCGCGCTACGAGGAGTCTCACCCCTCCCACGTCCAAAAGACCGAGGAGGCGCTCTTTCTCGCGCTCGCGGGTCGGTCGGTCGAGCGACGGAAGCTCGCACACTGCTACCAGATCGCGAACCACATGAAGGACATCTACGCCGACGACCTCACGCTCTCGGTCGCGCCCGCGGAGAAGCTCGTCTGCTTCTTCGAGTCCCAGCTCGCGGCGGCGGTGTCGGACCGCCCGCCGGCCCCGCGCCCCGACTCCAGACGCATCTCCCCCGCTGCCGACCCCGAGATCACCGCCGTCAACGCCGCGTTCGCGCTCGCACTGTGTGAGCGCCACGACCTCCTCACATCCGACCACCGCCTCTACGACCTCGCCCACGCCGCCGCCGACGACGCGCCGCAGGTCGGATTGGAGCGGTTCAAATCGCACTTCGCCTCGCTCGTGGACGACCCGACCGAGAGCGACTACCGGAAGGCGCTGGTCGACGTCACGCGCGAGTACTGTATTCGGGAGCAGCAGGCGGCCGACTGAGCCGGGCGCTAAAGTGCGCCTCACGACCCGCGTCGCTGTCTCCCGATGTGGCCTCCAACGCCGCCGAGTGCGCCGAAGATTGTGCCGACGACGAACCCGGTTCCACCGCTGAGGACCCCCACCGTGCGCATGGCCCCGAAAAAGTCCACGTCCTGTCCATGTGTCGGCGTCATTCCCAGTACCAGTACTAGCGCGATGAAGCCGACCACTACGCTCACGAGCACTACACCGAGGGCCGCTGCGAAGCCTCCGAGGATCGCACCTCGCCGTTGACCGGTCTCCTGGAGATACCCGGTGGTCGCGCCGCCGACCACGGCACACAGTGTCAGCGGGACCGCGAACACCCACGTCGGGAGCCAATTTCCCACGACAGATGCCGTCACGAACCCGAGGGCCGGGAGCACGAGGAGGGTCAGGAAGCCCAGCACGACCGTGACGACTGTCCCGGCGACGACCCCGGCGGCCTCCCTCCGTAGAGACATGGTGCGAAGACTCCCCACACGCGTAAAAGTACACGGTCCGGTGTCCTGAGACTCGTCCGTCGGCACCGCTCACGACGCCGGAGAGAAAAACGAAAAGACGAGACAGACGTTAGCGGGCGGCGGCGGCGACGCGCTCGCGCTCTTCCTTCTGGCTGATGGCGTACGACTGCATGTCGTAGTCGGCTGCGCCGATCAACACGGAGGCGAGCGCTTCGGCGGCGCTCTGTTTCGACTTGTACGAGCCGCGCTGGGTGCCTTCGGCGATGAACTTCAGCGCCTGGTCCACCCGTCGTTGCGGGGCGACGTCGACGGCCTGCGGGACCGAGATCCCACCGTACTTCAGGCGGACGGTCTCCTCGCGGGGAGCGGCGTTCTGGATGGCGGTCACGAGCACCTGCACCGGGTTCTCCTCGGTGCGCTCGTGGACGATCTCGAACGCCTCGCGGACGATGTTCATCGTCTTCTGCTTGTGCCCCGTGTTGTCTTCGGACTGCATCAGGCGGTTGATGAGCCGCTCGACGATGCTGATCTCCGACTTCTTGAACTGCTTGGAGGCGTGGCGCCCCATCGTGTGGGCGATGGGGGTCACCGCGATGTAGCGCTTGGTCGAGGGGTCGGTGTACTCGATCTCGGAGACGTCCCAGACGCCGAACAGCAGCGCGTTCGAGCGCGCCTCCTCGCTGTCGGCGGGGGACTCCGGCTCGGGGGACTCGGACTCGCTCATCTGACTGGCTTCTCCGCGTTCCCGCGCACGAGTTCGATCATCGACACGCCGTTGACCTTCTCGACCTTGTAGTTCACGCCCGAGAGGTCACCCATCGCACGGCCCTTCGCGCCACCGATACCCGCGATGGTGACCTCGTCGTGCTCGTCGATGAACGAGATGGCACCGTCACCAGGGCAGAACGCGGTGACCTGCTTGCCGTTCTTGATGAGCTGCACTCGAACACACTTTCGGATGGCCGAGTTCGGCTGCTTCGCTTCGATTCCGACCTTCTCAAGGACGATGCCTCGCGCCTGCGGGGCACCCTCGAGCGGGTCCGATTTCTTCCGGAGACCGCGTTCGCGTCGCGCGTACTTCGAGTCGGACCACCGACGCTGCTGGCGGTCCTGCTTGAGTTTGCGCGCGGCGTACTTGCCGTTCGCCATGGTAGCCCTCACTTCCCGATGGAGCTACTTAAGCCTCCTCTTTCGAACGCGGCGAGACGCCCGCAGCGCGGCCCATGACCCCCTGAGGAGGAATCTGAGGCCGTTTCGCACGATCCGAACGACGCCCTCTCCGCGGCCCGCAGGCGACGAGCCGCCGCGAGAAATCGTCTCCCCGCCTCGGCGTTCAGTTCGGCTCGCCCGCGGCGTCCGCCCGCTCGCGCACGTCGATCGCGAGTTCCCCCGAGAGTTCGTGTCCCGACGCCGGCCCCAGGGTGAGTCCCTCCTCGTCGAACCGCCGCTTCACCCGTCGCCGGAAGTCAGACTTGACCTCGACGAGGTTCACGTCCATCGGGTCCGACACCCAGTACTCCGCCTGCAGCGTGGGCGCGGTCCCGCCGAAGGCGACGATGCGCGACGTCGGTGCGGGGTCGTCGAGCACCCGGTCGTCCTCGCGAGCGACGTCGGCGAGCGTCTTCAGCGCCAGTTCGGCGTCGTCGGCGTACGCGATGTCGAGCTGTTCCGTTATCCGGTAGCGCTCTCTTCCGTAGGGCCGGGTGAGCGCGTTCGTCGTCAGTTCCGTGTTCGGCACCGTGATCGTCTCGTTGTTCGGGGTCCGGATGCGGGTGACGCGGAAGTCGACGGCCTCGATGGTGCCCTCGCCGCCGGACCAGGAGACCCAGTCGCCGACGTTGAAGTCGCGGTCCGCGACGAGAAAGAGCCCGGAGACGAGCGACCCGATGACGTCCTGGCTCGCCGCGCCGACGACGAGCGAGACGGCGGCGATGACGATGGAGGCGTCGGTCAGCACGCCGCCGAACCCGGCGGCGATGATGCCGGCGACGACCGCTACGCCCACCACGAGCAGGTGCGCGTACGTCTCGGTCGCCGTCTCGATGGTCGGGTTGTTCTGATTCCGCGCGCGGACGATTCGGCTCACTGTCGGCACAACGAGCACCCGGCCGACGGCGTAGACGACGGCGGCCGCGGCGACGAACCCGAGCGTGCGGACGGCGATATCCTCCACACCGGTGAACTCGGTCGGTATCCCCGGCGGCAGTTGGGCGAGAACGGAGCGCGTCATGACTCCGGTGCCGTGGCGCGGGCGTAAAAACCTGTCAGACCCGTGTCGGCGGCGAACCGTCGTTCTCCGGAGTGCGGTTGCACGGCGTGCGGTGGCGCGGCCGAGGCGGCGCTGTGTCGTCTCGTCGCGCGAGGGGTGAGGGAACGAGTGAACGGAGTGAACGAGTGCCCGAATCGGCTGGGGAGGTCCGTGGCATCAGCGCCCTGGCGTTCGTCGTCCCAGCCGTCGCGGCCGGTGCTGTCTCCCCGGTGTGGACGTGGAAAGTCACTCACCGGGCACGGACCACCGTCCGTCGCCCCTGCGACGACGCTACACCTACACTTCGAAACTAAAACCGAGCGGAAACCGCATCCTACGTCAACTGGACGTCGTCGAGGTCCCAGTGCCGTCTCGCCAGTTCGCGCGCCGTCTTGATGTTCTTTCCCTCGGTCCCGATGGCGACGCCCCTGTCTTCGGAATCGACCTCGACGTACGCCACCCGGTCGTTCTGCTCGGAGACGGTGACGTGCGTCACCACGGCGGGCGCGAGCGCGTTCGCAACGAACGCCTCCGCCGTGTCGGCGTCCTCGACGAGCGTGACCTCGCGCCCGAGTTTCTCCTCGACCTGCTTGACCCGTCTCCCCCCCGGACCGATGGCCTGTCCCATCTCGCCGGCCGCGACGAGGAACGTCACGCGACCGTTTTTACCCCCTTCCTTCTCGTGGACGAGGCAGTCGCGTGCGGTCGCGCCCGTCACGTCCTCGAAGAGGGCGATGAACTGCCGGGCCGTGTCCGAGAGGGTGACGCGCATCGCTGTCTCGACTCCCGATCAGTCGTCCGACGGCTCGGGTTCGAGCGTGGCGTCCACCTCGGGCGTCTCGACGTCGGCGTCGATAGAGCCCATCCGGAGGTTGACGTCGCCCGTCCCGATGGCGACGGGCTTGCCGACGATGACGTTCTCGATGACGCCGTCGAGGTCGTCCATCTCGCCGTGGATGGCGGCGTCGAGCAGGTGGTTCACCGTGACCTCGAACGCCGCGCGCGCGAGCACGGAGTCTTTCGACCCCGAGATGCCGTGCCGACCGATGGACTCGATGGTTCCCCGGTTGGTCATGATGTCCGCGACGAGCATCAGGTGCCGGACGTTCACGTCGTCGAGGCCCTGCTCTTCGAGCGTCTCCATCGTCTCGTTGATGATGGCCTCGCGGGCGGCCTCCACACCGAGCTGACGGTAGACCTCGTGGATGTTGTTCGAAGTCGTCCGCGTCCCGTCGACGCCCTCGATGGTGAGCACGTCGCCGAACGCCGACCCCTCGGTGTAGAGGACGAACTCCTCCTCGCCGTCGTCGAGCTTCTCGCGGCGGATGACGACGCGGGAGACCTCCTCGATGCCCTTGAAGACGATGTCGCGCAGCTCCTCGACCAGCTGGAGCAGCTGTCGGTACGAGGGCTGCTTCGGGCCGAACTCGATGACGGTCCCCATCCGGGTGGTTTCGACGCCGAGCGCGTCCTCGATCTCCTCGGCGATCTCCTCGGCGACGTTCCCGACGTTCTCGGCGGTGGGCCACCGCTCGCGGAGGGTATCCTCGTTGAGGTCGATGTTGACGAGCATGTCCGCGACGTTGGTCGAGACGTCGCCCAGCGCGAGGATCTTCGTCGCCTCGATCTGCCAGACGACCTCGTGGGCCACGTCGCGCTCATCGTACTCGGGGTCGTCGACCTCCGCGATCCGCTCTTCGATGTGGTCGGGGTCGAGGTAGACGGTCATCATCGGGGTGTCCGGCGTCTTCCGCGCGTCCACCAGTTCGATGAGTCGGGGCAGTCCCTGTGTCACGTCGATCTCGGCGACGCCGGCGTAGTGGAACGTGTTCATCGTCATCTGCGTTCCCGGTTCGCCGATGGACTGCGCCGACACGGTTCCGACCGGGTCGAGCGGGTCCACGCGGGTGTCGAGGTACTGCGTCTCCGCCGCGCGGGCGATCTCGTCCGCCTGCTCGACGGTGACGCCCTCGCGCCGCTCGATGACCTCGTACACCTGCGTCTTCAGTCGTCGAGGCAGTTCGGTGTCCTCGACGACGACTTCGATGTCCTCTGTGACGTACTCGTACTCGCCGGTGGGGTCGACGGTCTCGTGCTCAGTCATCCGACTCCACCCCCAGGCCCTGCGCCTTGTCGAGCCCCGGTCCCGCGTACTCCGAGAGGTTCGTCGGCGGCTCCGATTCGCCGAGGAAGCGGTCCTTCTCCTCCTCGGAGGAGAACTCGGCCTCGATGACGCGGTCGGCGATGTTCTCGATGTCGATGCTGTGTTCCTCCTTCGAGGAGACCTTCACGGGCGAGGTGCCGTCCTCGCCGAACTCGAACTGGACCACCGTACCGGACGTGTCGCGGACGGAGCCGTCGTACTGCGCTTCCAGTTCGGAGAGCGCGTTGATGAGCCGGCGCTGGAGGTACCCCGATTTCGAGGTTCGGACCGCGGTGTCGACCAGCCCCTCGCGGCCGCCCATCGCGTGGAAGAAGAACTCCCGCGGAGTGAGCCCCGCGCGGTAGGAGTTCTCGACGAACCCGTGCGCGTCCGCCGAGAGGTCGTCCTTCTGGTAGTGGCTCAGGGTGCGGTCCTCGTAGCCACGGTTGATGCGCTCGCCCCGCACTGCCTGTTGCCCGACGCAACCGGCCATCTGCGTGAGGTTCAGCATCGACCCACGCGCGCCCGACCGGGCCATTATCACGGCAGGATTGTCGTCCTCGAAGTGGTCCTCGGCGATCTCGCCGGCGGAGTCGCGCGCCTTGCCGAGCCGCTGCATGATCTTCATCTCCAGCGTCTCGTCGACCGTCCGCCCGGGCAGGGATTCGAGTTCGCCCTGCTCGTACACCTCGATGAGTTCCTGAATCTGTTCGTACGCCGACGCGATGGCCTCGTCGACCTGCTGGTTCGCCGCCTCCGGGATGGACTCGTCGTCGATGCCGATGGAGAACCCGAAGTGCATGATGGCGCGCATCGCCAGCGCCGCCACCTCGTTGATGAACACGCGTGCGCGCGTCTTCGAGTACACCTTGGTGATGGTGTCGACGACTTCCCCGCCGAACGCGCCGACGGCGTCCTCGTCGACCGTCCCCTCCACGAGTTGGCCGTCCCGAATAACGACCGTGTCGCCGGCCGAAGAGTCGAACTCGAGGTTCAGGTCGTCGGGCAGCAGTTCGGAGAAGAGCTGTCGGCCGGTCCAGTACGGCCCGTTCTCGTTCTCTCCCTCGGGTTCGGGGAGTTCGTCGATGCTCGTCGCCCGCAGGAGGTCGAGCGCCTGCGTCTCCGAGAACTGGGGGTTCTCGTGGGTGAGGAGGTAGGTGCCCGAGATGTGGTCCTGGATGGCGCCGATGATGTTCTCGCCGAACCTGGGCGAGAGAATCTGCTCCTGGACGCGCATCAGGACGCGGGCTTCCGCACGCGCCTCCTCGTTCTGCAGCGCGTGCATGTTCATCTCGTCGCCGTCGAAGTCGGCGTTGTACGGCGGACAGACCGTCGTGTTGAGTCTGAACGTCTTGTACGGCATCACGACCACCTCGTGGGCCATGATGGACATCCGGTGCAGCGACGGCTGCCGGTTGAAGATGACGATGTCGCCGTCGATCAGGTGTCGGTTGACCTCCCAGCTGAGTTCGACCTTCTCCGCGAGTTCCTCGCAGTTCTTCTCGGTCACCTTCAGCCGGCGACCGTCCGGCCTTCGAACGTAGTTCGCGCCGGGGTGACCCTCTGGGCCGTTGCGGACGAACTGCCGGGCCTGTTCGATGTTCCGCTCCGTGACGTTCATCGTCTGGGTCATCTCACGCGCGACCCGTTCGGGGACGCCGACCTCGTTCAGCGAGAGGGTCGGGTCCGGCGAGATGACGGTACGAGCCGAGAAGTTGACACGCTTTCCGGACAGCGAGCCGCGGAAGCGACCTTCCTTCCCTTTGAGGCGCTGCGAGAGCGTCTTCAGGGGGCGACCGGAGCGGTGCCTCGCGGGGGGTGTCCCCGAAATCTCGTTGTCGATGAACGTGGTGACGTGGTACTGCAGCAGTTCCCAGAGGTCCTCGATGATGA
Proteins encoded:
- the rpoA2 gene encoding DNA-directed RNA polymerase subunit A'', with the translated sequence MTEHETVDPTGEYEYVTEDIEVVVEDTELPRRLKTQVYEVIERREGVTVEQADEIARAAETQYLDTRVDPLDPVGTVSAQSIGEPGTQMTMNTFHYAGVAEIDVTQGLPRLIELVDARKTPDTPMMTVYLDPDHIEERIAEVDDPEYDERDVAHEVVWQIEATKILALGDVSTNVADMLVNIDLNEDTLRERWPTAENVGNVAEEIAEEIEDALGVETTRMGTVIEFGPKQPSYRQLLQLVEELRDIVFKGIEEVSRVVIRREKLDDGEEEFVLYTEGSAFGDVLTIEGVDGTRTTSNNIHEVYRQLGVEAAREAIINETMETLEEQGLDDVNVRHLMLVADIMTNRGTIESIGRHGISGSKDSVLARAAFEVTVNHLLDAAIHGEMDDLDGVIENVIVGKPVAIGTGDVNLRMGSIDADVETPEVDATLEPEPSDD
- a CDS encoding mechanosensitive ion channel family protein: MTRSVLAQLPPGIPTEFTGVEDIAVRTLGFVAAAAVVYAVGRVLVVPTVSRIVRARNQNNPTIETATETYAHLLVVGVAVVAGIIAAGFGGVLTDASIVIAAVSLVVGAASQDVIGSLVSGLFLVADRDFNVGDWVSWSGGEGTIEAVDFRVTRIRTPNNETITVPNTELTTNALTRPYGRERYRITEQLDIAYADDAELALKTLADVAREDDRVLDDPAPTSRIVAFGGTAPTLQAEYWVSDPMDVNLVEVKSDFRRRVKRRFDEEGLTLGPASGHELSGELAIDVRERADAAGEPN
- a CDS encoding 30S ribosomal protein S12, translated to MANGKYAARKLKQDRQQRRWSDSKYARRERGLRKKSDPLEGAPQARGIVLEKVGIEAKQPNSAIRKCVRVQLIKNGKQVTAFCPGDGAISFIDEHDEVTIAGIGGAKGRAMGDLSGVNYKVEKVNGVSMIELVRGNAEKPVR
- a CDS encoding DUF5781 family protein produces the protein MDIRVLGSGPPDPFLSAADLFETEFSLDLPVRVHVREDPDERTWAGHYPDHHVLNISRQAATSAMARELALHELAHMARYEESHPSHVQKTEEALFLALAGRSVERRKLAHCYQIANHMKDIYADDLTLSVAPAEKLVCFFESQLAAAVSDRPPAPRPDSRRISPAADPEITAVNAAFALALCERHDLLTSDHRLYDLAHAAADDAPQVGLERFKSHFASLVDDPTESDYRKALVDVTREYCIREQQAAD
- a CDS encoding 30S ribosomal protein S7 — encoded protein: MSESESPEPESPADSEEARSNALLFGVWDVSEIEYTDPSTKRYIAVTPIAHTMGRHASKQFKKSEISIVERLINRLMQSEDNTGHKQKTMNIVREAFEIVHERTEENPVQVLVTAIQNAAPREETVRLKYGGISVPQAVDVAPQRRVDQALKFIAEGTQRGSYKSKQSAAEALASVLIGAADYDMQSYAISQKEERERVAAAAR
- a CDS encoding DNA-directed RNA polymerase subunit A'; this encodes MQTPKELGGIHFGLMDPETYRDMSATKVITADTYDDDGYPIDMGLMDPRLGVIDPGLQCRTCGQHSGSCNGHFGHIELAAPVIHVGFTKLIRRLLRSTCRECGRLALVEEEREEYRQQLERARELGEDPNDALKAAVRQARKAKHCPHPDCSAPQHDIKHEKPTTYYEVQDVLASDYSERIAQAMQPDPDDEDDPGVAPQELANDTGIPLDRVNEILSGTFRPKSDDRKKLEKALSVDLTEEDMNKLMPSDIRDWFEDIPDEDIAVLGIDAERARPEWMILTVLPVPPVTARPSITLDNGQRSEDDLTHKLVDIIRINQRFMENREAGAPQLIIEDLWELLQYHVTTFIDNEISGTPPARHRSGRPLKTLSQRLKGKEGRFRGSLSGKRVNFSARTVISPDPTLSLNEVGVPERVAREMTQTMNVTERNIEQARQFVRNGPEGHPGANYVRRPDGRRLKVTEKNCEELAEKVELSWEVNRHLIDGDIVIFNRQPSLHRMSIMAHEVVVMPYKTFRLNTTVCPPYNADFDGDEMNMHALQNEEARAEARVLMRVQEQILSPRFGENIIGAIQDHISGTYLLTHENPQFSETQALDLLRATSIDELPEPEGENENGPYWTGRQLFSELLPDDLNLEFDSSAGDTVVIRDGQLVEGTVDEDAVGAFGGEVVDTITKVYSKTRARVFINEVAALAMRAIMHFGFSIGIDDESIPEAANQQVDEAIASAYEQIQELIEVYEQGELESLPGRTVDETLEMKIMQRLGKARDSAGEIAEDHFEDDNPAVIMARSGARGSMLNLTQMAGCVGQQAVRGERINRGYEDRTLSHYQKDDLSADAHGFVENSYRAGLTPREFFFHAMGGREGLVDTAVRTSKSGYLQRRLINALSELEAQYDGSVRDTSGTVVQFEFGEDGTSPVKVSSKEEHSIDIENIADRVIEAEFSSEEEKDRFLGESEPPTNLSEYAGPGLDKAQGLGVESDD
- a CDS encoding NusA-like transcription termination signal-binding factor, which gives rise to MRVTLSDTARQFIALFEDVTGATARDCLVHEKEGGKNGRVTFLVAAGEMGQAIGPGGRRVKQVEEKLGREVTLVEDADTAEAFVANALAPAVVTHVTVSEQNDRVAYVEVDSEDRGVAIGTEGKNIKTARELARRHWDLDDVQLT